ATTTCGTCAATATCCAGTCGGTCACCTGCACAGGCCGTAATAAATGCCGAAAGATGGATGTTGGAATAATCGCCTTCAACTATATCGGTTATGATTTCATTAAATGCTGAATAATCCAGTTTTTGATTATAAATTTTCGCCCTGACGTGGCTTAAAGATTCAATTGGTTCTAAATGGGAAACATATAATGTATCATTTGGGGAAACATTCAGTTTTTTCGCAGCAGCATCTGATAGTCCGATTTCATTGGGCAACAGAATATCAGAATTCAGGACATTAAGACTTGCTACGATTGATTTATTTGCATTGGATATTCTTATTCGGGTAAGTGCCTCAAACCCTTCTGAAATACAGACGTGGCAATCTTCGCGCATATACACTACATTTTCGTTTTGGGTATAGATTCCGAGATGTTTATATTTTAATATGTTTGAGTGTGTGTCCATATTTTATTGATTGTTGTGATTTTTCGATTTATTCTATTTCTTCGATGGTGTATAATTGCGGAATTTCTGCATCCCACCCATAGGTTTCCTTGATGCCCTTTTGTAATGCTTCTGCACTTTCTTTTTCACCGTGTACAATGAAAATCCGCTCTGGCTTATTTTTTATTTTGCGCATCCAATCCATAAGTTCAGCGTGGTCTGCGTGTGCCGAAAGCCCTTCGATTTCAGCAACTTCCATATGAAACGGCACCCATTTTCCATAGACTTTTAGTTCTTTCTCACCCTCCAATAATTTTCTACCACGTGTGCCTTCGGCTTGATAGCCCACAAAAAGCAAGGTGTTATTTGGATTTTGCGCTTGGGTTTCGAGATAGTTGAGCATTCTTCCTCCGGTTAGCATTCCACTTCCAGCAATTACGATTTTTGGTTTATTATCGGTTCGTAATTCCATAGTCTCTCGATAACTGCTTACGACCGTAAAGTGTGAACACATTTCATCACATTCATTGTCTTCCAATCGATGCCAATCCCTCGTGCGATGGAATAGTTCCAATACACTAGCTCCCATTGGGCTATCCATTATCATTTGTACTTTTGGGATTTTCTTTTCCTTAAGTAATTTCCAAAAAATCAACATCATCAATTGGGCACGTTCTACGGAAAAACTTGGAACAAATAAGCTTCCTCCTCTATTAATGGTTTCGTTGACCAATTTTTCAATCTGCGGAAGTGCTTCCACTTCATCGGGATGAAACCTTCCACCATAAGTAGATTCAATGAAAAGCACATCGG
The sequence above is drawn from the Cellulophaga sp. Hel_I_12 genome and encodes:
- a CDS encoding MBL fold metallo-hydrolase RNA specificity domain-containing protein, with product MKNKKKNIHFLGAAGTVTGSKYLVDTGDRKILIDCGLFQGLKELRLKNWEYPPVNVGDIDAVLLTHGHMDHTGYLPRLVKQGFNGPIYGTNPTLDIAKIILNDSAKIQEQEAERANKEGYSKHSPAEPLYDLKDVEKTIPHFKGIPQSQWIPLFDGIRARFQYNGHILGATYIELDVHGKRFVFSGDIGRTNDLLLYPPLKPKKADVLFIESTYGGRFHPDEVEALPQIEKLVNETINRGGSLFVPSFSVERAQLMMLIFWKLLKEKKIPKVQMIMDSPMGASVLELFHRTRDWHRLEDNECDEMCSHFTVVSSYRETMELRTDNKPKIVIAGSGMLTGGRMLNYLETQAQNPNNTLLFVGYQAEGTRGRKLLEGEKELKVYGKWVPFHMEVAEIEGLSAHADHAELMDWMRKIKNKPERIFIVHGEKESAEALQKGIKETYGWDAEIPQLYTIEEIE